In Nicotiana tabacum cultivar K326 chromosome 19, ASM71507v2, whole genome shotgun sequence, one DNA window encodes the following:
- the LOC107761139 gene encoding protein EMBRYONIC FLOWER 1 → MEKSNIALEENSHTSTDINTSLSKSLGSLVQIESISIDLDIPMPKKEEGNCPHFSIRGYVAEMRKRDRKICSPFASTSDCSTSEEQLPPLDVPKFRWWRCKNCINEIGTESAGEECEVLSSSCRSRLISENMASTSAMANVFPGTKQELTSRKTDRNKAIINGSPNTSSGYDFLCKPNKGRCTVVEDKAIAAGNRTGSGNVRNEEIGYPNIEVAISKEHSGQEIDSKSPAANYLSNSRIRVAISDSTLAGGKIVHHGNLHISADDVSADISPEKEMGSPNDGQRKASTAFKQSDISGSNGKALETSKTKLSRLPSLELRDYDETSSRCDIILAEKRRCDLHHDIPNDLPRRKTQKVRLLTDILGGQVNSETRHAKAERSSSSTTPTVPSEQEIVGASKDKGSFQKKRKLSQEDDRNLLEMGIQCNVAKRVRSSHGGAGRSSMAIEIDDSRSDEKESDGEGIASGTKSLQIKHRNGINKKKNKQLRPVDGYSPEMPWKDTTIEDCGSKGYGAANSLVHSAQCYQSLVGTYRDSDLCWNSSKFPEVGRVPSNLMHPDNNSLGESSTRRKNLVLVTPDMEMVTSQPAHELSDKVRLDLSLNSFRDSDKCAENDITQKRNMTTWPFILQKGNKSSDPRGKDNTLVGQSNVTDSQSSRKGVIHDLNQGIFQTSSMWQGIQNSPNLLQKGNLHVSDIMEMPHRHNGANLNEFLEHSDVIKHHRNQHSEKALERGLSDDIPMEIVELMAKNQYERGLTETKTKCMIERTDGIARPYAEIREGEAVTWSRPGLISFHPSNSNTKTDVGARRGSSLQFSHVKRNHLGMAQVERLPVKLFGTFPQTQQELSNVGQGSASMNIRSGLQHSEEANPVWFSNVQNTPLGLGIAQKSIGQPNDKMIQKGRTISDIKSVDVRMQNEPHLVLPKSGGNADLNVKNMGSLDPYNNETIPAMQLLSLMDRRMPSSPPFNLDTNKLREKPFSPCSYHPRFQTDGKQSILNGSYLSHHQLKESSGVHPGGYHADQISFKSRGQEKSRKSHAPSRCGGSKSERFVSSNGLLSMSRHSCPEKDEQNKILGTSSSQVLPLQDHNASKFFDLEGHSNARAVFPVNGSNVCSLNRNPAEFSIPEEGNPFTRSVKDPRIGKKISSRERSHTVDLNKRKQRRITKEKEGRLLPLGRA, encoded by the exons ATGGAGAAAAGTAACATAGCACTGGAAGAAAATTCTCACACAAGTACTGATATCAATACATCTTTGTCGAAATCTTTGGGATCGCTCGTACAAATTGAATCAATATCTATAGACCTTGATATTCCTATGCCGAAGAAAGAGGAAGGGAACTGTCCACATTTTTCAATACG TGGATATGTTGCTGAGATGAGAAAAAGGGACAGGAAAATTTGTTCTCCTTTTGCATCGACCAGTGATTGCAGTACTTCTGAGGAGCAACTTCCTCCTCTAGATGTTCCTAAATTTAGGTGGTGGCGATGCAAAAATTGCATTAACGAGATAGGCACAGAAAGTGCAGGAGAAGAGTGTGAGGTCCTTTCTTCAAGCTGCAGAAGTAGATTGATCTCCGAAAACATGGCTTCTACTAGTGCTATGGCAAATGTATTTCCAGGGACAAAGCAGGAGTTAACTTCACGAAAAACTGACAGAAACAAAGCTATTATCAATGGTTCTCCCAATACCAGTAGTGGCTATGACTTCTTATGTAAACCAAACAAAGGAAGGTGCACTGTAGTTGAAGACAAAGCTATTGCAGCTG GCAACAGAACTGGTTCCGGAAATGTTAGAAATGAGGAGATCGGATATCCAAATATTGAGGTAGCAATATCTAAAGAACACTCAGGTCAAGAAATAGATTCAAAGAGCCCAG CTGCCAATTATCTCTCAAACAGCAGAATACGAGTTGCAATCTCTGACTCAACCTTGGCAGGGGGTAAAATTGTTCATCATGGAAATCTCCACATAAGTGCTGATGATGTAAGTGCTGATATTAGTCCAGAGAAAGAAATGGGTTCTCCAAATGATGGACAGAGGAAAGCCTCAACGGCTTTCAAGCAATCTGATATATCAGGTAGCAACGGTAAAGCTCTTGAAACTAGTAAGACGAAACTAAGTAGGCTACCTTCCCTTGAATTGAGAGATTATGATGAAACATCTTCAAGATGTGACATAATTTTGGCTGAAAAAAGACGGTGTGATTTGCACCATGATATTCCAAATGATCTACCACGTCGGAAAACTCAAAAGGTACGTCTCTTGACTGATATATTGGGTGGACAAGTCAATTCAGAGACTAGGCATGCCAAAGCAGAGCGTAGTTCATCGAGTACCACGCCCACGGTGCCTTCTGAGCAAGAAATAGTTGGTGCTTCTAAAGATAAGGGATCCTttcagaagaagaggaagttgTCTCAAGAAGATGACAGAAATCTGTTGGAGATGGGCATACAATGTAACGTGGCTAAAAGGGTCAGGTCCTCTCATGGAGGAGCTGGGAGGAGTTCCATGGCAATCGAAATTGATGATTCACGTTCAGATGAGAAGGAATCTGATGGAGAAGGTATAGCGAGTGGTACCAAAAGTCTGCAAATTAAGCATAGAAAtggaataaataaaaagaaaaacaagcagCTTCGACCTGTCGATGGATATTCTCCTGAAATGCCCTGGAAGGATACAACCATAGAAGATTGCGGTTCAAAGGGATATGGTGCTGCGAATAGCCTCGTTCATTCCGCTCAATGTTATCAGTCATTGGTAGGAACATATAGAGACTCCGATTTGTGTTGGAACAGTAGTAAGTTTCCTGAAGTTGGACGTGTTCCCTCAAATCTTATGCATCCGGACAATAATTCTCTGGGGGAAAGTTCAACCAGGAGGAAAAATCTCGTACTGGTGACACCTGATATGGAAATGGTGACCTCTCAGCCAGCGCATGAATTGTCTGATAAAGTAAGGCTAGACCTGTCTTTGAACAGCTTCAGAGACTCTGACAAATGTGCTGAGAATGATATTACCCAAAAAAGAAATATGACAACCTGGCCGTTCATTCTGCAGAAGGGAAATAAGAGTAGCGATCCTCGAGGGAAAGATAATACTCTTGTCGGACAGTCAAATGTGACTGATTCACAATCTTCAAGGAAAGGAGTGATTCATGACCTCAACCAGGGAATTTTCCAGACATCATCAATGTGGCAAGGGATCCAAAACTCTCCAAATCTGCTTCAGAAGGGGAACCTTCATGTTTCCGATATAATG GAAATGCCTCACCGGCATAATGGAGCCAATCTTAATGAATTTCTAGAGCATTCAGATGTAATTAAGCATCACAGAAATCAACACTCTGAGAAGGCTTTAGAACGAGGGTTATCAGATGATATACCAATGGAAATAGTGGAGCTAATGGCGAAGAACCAGTACGAGAGGGGTCTTACTGAGACCAAAACCAAATGCATGATTGAAAGAACTGATGGTATTGCAAGGCCATATGCTGAGATACGTGAGGGTGAAGCAGTGACATGGTCACGTCCTGGTTTAATTAGTTTCCATCCATCTAATTCAAATACAAAGACCGATGTTGGAgcaagaagaggaagctccctccAATTCTCTCATGTTAAGAGGAACCACCTCGGAATGGCCCAGGTTGAAAGACTGCCGGTCAAACTGTTTGGCACCTTTCCACAAACTCAACAGGAATTATCTAATGTAGGCCAAGGTTCTGCTTCCATGAACATCAGATCCGGTTTGCAGCATAGTGAAGAAGCAAACCCGGTATGGTTTTCAAATGTGCAGAACACACCATTAGGACTTGGAATTGCACAGAAATCCATTGGTCAGCCAAATGACAAAATGATTCAGAAAGGGAGGACTATTAGTGACATAAAGAGTGTTGATGTGAGAATGCAGAATGAGCCTCATCTTGTTTTACCCAAATCAGGAGGCAATGCCGATTTGAATGTGAAAAATATGGGGTCTTTAGATCCTTATAATAATGAGACAATCCCAGCTATGCAGTTACTCAGCCTTATGGACCGAAGGATGCCATCAAGTCCTCCTTTCAATCTGGATACAAACAAGCTCCGGGAGAAACCTTTTTCTCCATGCAGTTATCACCCGAGGTTTCAAACGGATGGTAAGCAGAGTATTCTCAATGGATCGTATTTATCACATCATCAGTTGAAGGAGTCTTCCGGGGTACACCCTGGTGGTTATCATGCAG ATCAAATATCTTTCAAGTCTCgaggacaagagaaatcaagaaaATCTCACGCACCTTCGCGATGTGGTGGAAGCAAATCGGAGAGATTTGTATCTTCAAATGGCCTGCTAAGCATGAGTCGACATTCTTGTCCTGAGAAGGATGAGCAAAACAAAATCCTTGGCACATCAAGTTCTCAGGTGCTTCCACTGCAGGATCATAATGCTTCAAAATTCTTTGACTTGGAGGGCCACAGTAATGCTAGAGCTGTATTTCCAGTCAACGGAAGTAATGTTTGCAGCCTTAACCGAAACCCTGCTGAATTTAGTATTCCAGAAGAAGGGAACCCCTTCACTAGGAGTGTAAAGGATCCAAGAATTGGGAAGAAAATCTCATCAAGAGAGAGATCTCACACTGTTGATCTGAATAAGCGAAAGCAGCGGAGAATCACAAAGGAAAAAGAAGGGAGACTACTACCATTAGGCCGTGCATAG